One region of Acropora muricata isolate sample 2 chromosome 13, ASM3666990v1, whole genome shotgun sequence genomic DNA includes:
- the LOC136896334 gene encoding uncharacterized protein: MMSRLNTFETSTNYSVIFQSSAERMSSRTLLEMLSHIVFSFTRGVTEHYNPDEPEFTSDLFGYDAFERTGREWNFFPVDEMIYQEYSDRQDTTLDYLAASGFRVRFNDACLANENQGMQENQPLVEADTAMAWKRLRPSALATVCKSLYIGASISIFAATTTGVLYSLLTYVSYHTLFNCEYRPGKSIPVKIQWIRTISTLIANIFLYMWFPMNMLFLFRPYQLNGVKRKCALIAFFLFCLDALYRLSFQIFQISPSKLSKLQTLPLNAIFLISAIWQLYFIVNHFRALAIGRRVYLFLKMITPSCFSLVLGILITTFIYLWYNNENEKGKYMIALFSPLAGVIFKVISRICVQGLWKVTHPGYSYVLLVPSYFFIAITFRILQADLDSLKSIATIGIIHGSAEVIERSAIVFIDHICNVIWKRSPAPWGHFRTPRRERLMADIVIISMLYEAAAIVCVNSIWFLYQWVYIEGDFPLHLLVEFALRTSIALVIEWFFSSVSLAIVTRYQNMAAMAVWRKRWKRHILIALVNTVPLAFWTSKYLLQIISPRFDDPKQSCKMPFT; the protein is encoded by the coding sequence ATGATGTCCAGACTAAATACTTTCGAAACTTCCACAAATTATTCCGTGATATTCCAATCTTCAGCTGAAAGGATGAGTAGCCGTACACTATTAGAAATGCTTAGTCACATAGTGTTTAGCTTTACCCGTGGTGTGACAGAGCATTACAACCCAGACGAACCTGAATTCACCTCTGACTTATTTGGTTACGATGCTTTTGAACGCACTGGGCGTGAATGGAATTTCTTTCCTgttgatgaaatgatttatCAAGAATACAGCGACAGACAAGACACAACGTTAGACTACCTAGCTGCGAGTGGGTTTAGAGTACGATTTAACGACGCATGTTTGGCGAATGAAAACCAAGGAATGCAAGAGAATCAGCCACTTGTTGAAGCAGATACAGCAATGGCTTGGAAACGACTCCGACCATCTGCACTTGCCACAGTTTGTAAGTCACTATACATTGGGGCTTCCATTTCAATCTTTGCTGCTACCACTACAGGCGTATTGTACAGTTTGCTTACTTATGTTAGTTATCACACTTTGTTCAACTGTGAATATCGTCCAGGGAAGTCCATTCCTGTGAAAATACAATGGATCAGAACAATTTCTACGCTGATAGctaatatttttctttacatGTGGTTTCCGATGAATATGCTGTTTCTATTTCGCCCATACCAGTTAAATggagtgaaaagaaaatgtgctttgattgcattttttctgttttgtttggaCGCGCTTTATCGtctgtcctttcaaatcttccagaTATCTCCCTCGAAGCTTTCCAAATTACAGACACTTCCACTCAACGCTATTTTCTTAATTAGTGCAATctggcaactttatttcattgtaaatCACTTTCGAGCGCTTGCAATCGGACGGCGggtgtatttatttttaaaaatgataacgCCGAGCTGTTTCTCCCTTGTCCTTGGTATTCTCATAACGACTTTTATTTATCTTTGGTATAACAACGAAAACGAAAAAGGGAAGTATATGATTGCGCTTTTTTCTCCTCTAGCTGGAGTTATCTTCAAGGTGATCTCTCGGATTTGTGTTCAGGGGTTATGGAAGGTTACACATCCGGGATATTCTTATGTGTTACTAGTACCTTCCTACTTTTTTATAGCCATAACTTTTCGTATTTTGCAAGCcgatcttgacagtctcaaaTCGATAGCAACTATTGGAATAATTCACGGCAGCGCAGAGGTCATTGAAAGAAGTGCAATAGTATTTATTGATCATATTTGCAACGTGATTTGGAAACGATCACCAGCTCCTTGGGGACATTTTCGTACTCCACGTCGTGAGAGACTTATGGCTGATATCGTCATCATCAGCATGTTGTATGAAGCAGCTGCCATTGTGTGTGTCAATAGTATTTGGTTCTTATATCAATGGGTTTACATAGAAGGCGATTTCCCTTTGCATCTGTTGGTTGAATTTGCTTTGAGAACGTCAATTGCACTGGTGATTGAGTGGTTTTTCTCCAGCGTATCTCTGGCCATCGTCACTCGCTATCAGAACATGGCTGCTATGGCTGTTTGGCGAAAAAGATGGAAAAGACACATTTTAATCGCGTTAGTAAATACTGTGCCTCTTGCCTTCTGGACCAGTAAATATCTCTTGCAAATTATAAGCCCACGATTTGACGATCCTAAGCAGTCGTGCAAAATGCCTTTTACTTGA
- the LOC136896192 gene encoding uncharacterized protein, with product MSSRTLLEMFGHIVFSFTRGVTEHYNPDEPEFTPELFGYNAFESTGREWNFFPVDEMIYQEYSDRQDTTLDYLPASGFRVRLNDACLPNENQGMQESQPLVEADTAMAWKRLRPSALATVCKSYIGGSISILAATMTGVLYSLLTYISYETLFNCEYRPGESIPVKIQWIRTISTLIPLSFVYMWFLINMLFLFRPYQLSGVKRKCALVAFFLFCLDALYRLAFQIFQISHSKLSKLQTLPLNAISLISDIWQLYFIVNHFRALANGRRVYLFLKIIMPSSFSYVLGILTATFDYLWYNNENDNGKYMIALFSPLAGVIFKVISRICVQRLWNITHPGYSYVLLVPSYFFMAITFRILQADLDSVKSIATIGIIHGSAEVIERSAIVFIDHICHRIWKRSSVPWGHFRTPRRERLMADIIIISMLYEAAAIVCVNSVWFLYQWVYIEHDFPLHLFVEFAWRTSIALVIEWFFSSVSLTIVTRYQNMAVMAVWRKRWKRHITVALVNTVPLALWTSKYLLEILSPRFEDPKQSCKMPFT from the coding sequence ATGAGTAGCCGTACACTTTTAGAAATGTTTGGTCACATAGTGTTTAGCTTTACCCGTGGAGTGACAGAGCATTACAACCCAGATGAGCCTGAATTCACCCCTGAGTTGTTTGGTTACAATGCTTTTGAAAGCACTGGTCGCGAATGGAATTTCTTTCCTgttgatgaaatgatttatCAAGAATACAGCGACAGACAAGACACAACGTTAGACTACCTACCCGCGAGTGGTTTTAGAGTACGATTGAACGACGCATGTTTGCCAAATGAAAACCAAGGAATGCAAGAAAGTCAGCCACTTGTTGAAGCAGATACAGCAATGGCTTGGAAACGACTCCGACCATCTGCACTTGCCACAGTTTGTAAGTCATATATTGGAGGTTCCATTTCAATCCTTGCTGCTACCATGACAGGCGTATTGTACAGTTTGCTTACTTATATTAGTTATGAAACTTTGTTCAACTGTGAATATCGTCCAGGAGAGTCCATTCCTGTGAAAATACAATGGATCAGAACAATTTCTACGCTTATACCTTTGAGTTTCGTTTACATGTGGTTCCTAATAAATATGCTGTTCCTCTTCCGCCCATACCAGTTAAGtggggtgaaaagaaaatgtgcttTGGTTgcgttttttctgttttgtttagatgCGCTTTATCGTCtggcctttcaaatcttccagaTATCTCACTCCAAGCTCTCCAAATTACAGACACTTCCACTCAACGCTATTTCCTTAATCAGTGATATctggcaactttatttcattgtaaatCACTTTCGAGCACTCGCAAACGGACGGCGGgtgtatttatttttgaaaataataatgccGAGCTCTTTCTCTTACGTCCTTGGTATTCTCACAGCGACATTTGATTATCTTTGGTATAACAACGAAAACGACAATGGGAAGTATATGATTGCACTTTTTTCTCCTCTAGCTGGAGTTATCTTTAAGGTGATCTCCCGGATTTGTGTGCAGAGGTTATGGAATATTACACATCCGGGATATTCCTATGTCTTACTGGTGCCTTCGTACTTTTTTATGGCCATAACTTTTCGGATTTTGCAAGCCGATCTTGACAGTGTCAAATCGATAGCTACTATTGGAATAATTCACGGCAGCGCAGAGGTCATTGAAAGAAGTGCAATAGTATTCATTGATCACATTTGCCACAGGATTTGGAAACGATCATCCGTTCCTTGGGGACATTTTCGTACTCCACGCCGCGAGAGACTTATGGCTGATATCATCATTATCAGCATGTTGTATGAAGCGGCTGCCATTGTGTGTGTTAATAGTGTGTGGTTCTTGTATCAATGGGTTTACATAGAACACGATTTCCCGTTGCATCTGTTTGTTGAATTTGCTTGGAGAACGTCAATTGCACTGGTGATTGAATGGTTTTTCTCCAGCGTATCTCTGACCATCGTGACTCGCTATCAGAACATGGCTGTTATGGCTGTTTGGCGAAAAAGATGGAAGAGACACATTACAGTTGCGTTGGTAAATACTGTGCCTCTTGCTCTCTGGACAAGTaaatatctcttggaaattttAAGCCCACGATTTGAGGATCCTAAGCAGTCGTGCAAAATGCCTTTTACCTGA